From a region of the Agrobacterium larrymoorei genome:
- a CDS encoding inositol monophosphatase family protein yields MTALNDGLEQRFALAKALAEEAGVMALDYFDKRESLVIETKRDLQDVVSIADRNVETMLRERVAEAFSDDGFLGEEHGYNDGSSGYTWVVDPIDGTAPFVNGMPSWCVSIAVVRNGLPVIGVIKVPCSEETYASAEGLGATLNGKRLTLDPARNLQNALTGIGCNNYVTPERVGRIVSDVMGRGGNFIRNGSGALMLAYVAAGRLVGYYEPHMRAWDCMAGFCLVKESGGRFMPFSLEGERLFEGQPVLASNTSCYEDLVEVHSASQ; encoded by the coding sequence ATGACAGCATTGAATGACGGCCTCGAACAGCGCTTCGCATTGGCAAAAGCGCTTGCCGAAGAGGCCGGAGTAATGGCGCTCGATTATTTCGACAAGCGAGAAAGCCTCGTGATCGAAACTAAGCGGGACTTGCAGGACGTCGTCTCCATTGCGGACCGCAATGTCGAGACCATGCTGCGGGAGCGTGTTGCGGAAGCCTTTTCCGACGATGGCTTTCTGGGAGAGGAACACGGCTACAATGATGGCTCTTCCGGATATACCTGGGTCGTGGACCCGATTGATGGCACCGCTCCTTTTGTCAACGGCATGCCGAGCTGGTGCGTATCGATTGCCGTGGTCAGGAACGGCCTGCCGGTCATCGGCGTCATCAAGGTTCCCTGCTCTGAGGAAACCTATGCCTCTGCCGAGGGCCTAGGAGCAACCTTGAACGGTAAACGCCTGACGCTCGATCCTGCGCGCAACCTGCAAAACGCCCTGACCGGTATCGGCTGCAACAACTACGTCACACCGGAACGCGTCGGACGCATCGTCAGCGACGTCATGGGCCGAGGCGGCAATTTCATCCGCAACGGCTCCGGGGCACTCATGCTCGCCTACGTCGCCGCCGGTCGCCTCGTCGGCTACTACGAACCCCACATGCGCGCCTGGGACTGCATGGCAGGTTTCTGCCTCGTAAAAGAATCGGGCGGTCGCTTCATGCCATTTTCGCTGGAAGGCGAGAGGCTGTTCGAAGGCCAGCCGGTCCTCGCCAGCAATACGTCGTGTTACGAAGATTTGGTTGAGGTTCATTCTGCATCGCAATAA
- a CDS encoding ABC transporter ATP-binding protein, with product MITVKPGSVAFQNVRKSFGAFTAIPDLSLTIEPGTLVTLLGPSGCGKTTTLRMLAGLEHPNSGRILIGGKDVTMLPANERDVSMVFQSYALFPHMSALDNVAYGLQSSGLKKKEARDKAEEGLRLVGLAGMGHRLPAELSGGQQQRVAVARALVLEPQVLLLDEPLSNLDARLRRRVRTDIRELQQRIGFTAVYVTHDQDEALAVSDRIIVMKDGEIAQSGAPRELYEAPASSFIADFMGEANVVPCEVVSQAGDEALVRIGTTEHRIPSRQPRSGAAKLAVRPGSIIIGAPGEGGMPGRVLHTAYLGGHIEYEVETEVGTLFIVDHEMNRTASEISDVTLSFKNRGIALIDA from the coding sequence ATGATTACCGTCAAACCCGGTTCCGTTGCCTTCCAGAATGTCCGCAAAAGCTTCGGCGCATTCACCGCCATTCCCGATCTATCCCTCACCATCGAGCCCGGCACGCTTGTAACGCTGCTTGGCCCGTCCGGCTGCGGCAAGACCACGACGCTTCGCATGCTGGCGGGTCTGGAGCACCCGAATTCCGGCCGGATCTTGATTGGCGGCAAAGATGTGACAATGCTGCCCGCCAATGAGCGTGATGTTTCAATGGTCTTTCAGTCCTATGCGTTGTTTCCTCATATGAGTGCGCTAGATAACGTCGCCTACGGCCTTCAGTCTTCGGGGCTGAAGAAGAAGGAAGCGAGGGACAAGGCGGAAGAGGGATTGCGGCTTGTCGGGCTCGCAGGAATGGGCCATCGTCTTCCCGCAGAACTTTCCGGCGGCCAGCAGCAGCGCGTTGCCGTGGCACGCGCGCTGGTTCTGGAACCGCAAGTACTTCTCCTCGATGAACCTCTGTCGAACCTGGATGCAAGGCTACGCCGCCGCGTGCGCACGGATATTCGCGAACTCCAGCAAAGGATCGGCTTTACCGCCGTCTACGTGACGCATGATCAGGATGAGGCGCTTGCGGTCTCCGATCGCATCATCGTCATGAAGGATGGCGAGATTGCCCAGTCGGGCGCGCCGCGCGAACTCTACGAAGCTCCCGCGTCGTCCTTCATTGCAGATTTCATGGGCGAGGCGAATGTCGTGCCCTGCGAAGTCGTTTCTCAGGCTGGTGATGAGGCGCTGGTGCGCATCGGCACCACCGAGCACCGCATTCCAAGCCGCCAGCCGCGATCCGGTGCAGCGAAACTCGCAGTCAGGCCCGGATCGATAATAATCGGCGCGCCGGGCGAGGGCGGAATGCCGGGCCGTGTGCTCCACACCGCCTATCTCGGCGGTCACATCGAGTATGAAGTCGAAACGGAAGTCGGCACACTTTTCATCGTGGATCACGAAATGAACAGGACCGCGAGTGAAATCAGTGACGTCACACTCAGTTTCAAAAATCGTGGCATAGCACTCATCGACGCCTGA